A genomic region of Streptococcus suis contains the following coding sequences:
- a CDS encoding prepilin peptidase codes for MKTIILFFLGASIGSFLGLVIDRFPEQSIISPSSHCNACKRRLKAWDLIPILSQLSTKSKCRYCKAKIPYWYLGLEVLAGLVVLLCHFQVLNLTETILSLAGLVLTIYDIKHQEYPFAVWLVFTFIALVLSQLNWLFCGFLLLAYLTEKWQVSIGSGDFLYLASLALICGFTELLWIIQISSLLGLLVFTIFKPKSIPYVPLLFLSSIPIILCI; via the coding sequence ATGAAGACAATTATCCTATTTTTCCTTGGAGCTTCTATCGGCTCCTTCTTGGGATTGGTCATCGACCGTTTCCCTGAACAGTCCATTATCTCCCCCTCCAGTCACTGCAATGCCTGCAAGCGACGACTCAAGGCCTGGGACCTAATACCCATCCTGTCCCAGCTTTCGACAAAATCCAAATGCCGTTACTGCAAGGCGAAGATACCTTATTGGTATCTGGGACTAGAAGTCTTAGCTGGTCTAGTCGTCCTGCTCTGCCATTTTCAAGTCCTAAACCTAACCGAAACCATTCTCAGCTTAGCAGGGCTAGTTTTAACCATTTACGACATCAAGCATCAGGAATATCCTTTTGCTGTCTGGCTCGTTTTTACTTTTATAGCTCTGGTACTCTCCCAGCTCAACTGGCTTTTCTGTGGCTTTTTACTCTTGGCCTATCTGACTGAAAAATGGCAAGTCAGTATTGGTTCTGGTGACTTTCTCTATCTGGCAAGTTTGGCCTTAATATGTGGATTTACAGAACTCCTCTGGATTATCCAGATTAGTTCCCTCCTAGGGCTTCTTGTCTTCACTATTTTCAAACCCAAGTCTATTCCCTACGTACCACTCCTTTTTCTTTCAAGTATTCCTATCATTCTGTGCATCTAA
- a CDS encoding nicotinate phosphoribosyltransferase, translating to MTLFKDDSLTLHTDLYQINMMQVYFDQNIHNKHAVFEVYFRSQPFKNGYAVFAGLERVVNYLNNLSFSQTDIDYLTELGYPQTFLDYLSQLEMTLTVRSAKEGDLVYANEPILQIEGPLAQCQLIETALLNIVNYQTLIATKARRIKAVIEDEPLMEFGTRRAQEMDAAIWGTRAAFIGGASATSNVRAGKIFGIPVAGTHAHALVQTYGDDYKAFKAYAETHHDCVFLVDTYDTLRIGVPAAIKVAKEMGDKINFKGVRIDSGDMAYISKKVRQQLDDAGFTDAKIYASNDLDENTILNLKMQKAKIDVWGVGTKLITAYDQPALGAVYKIVSIEDEDGNMRDTIKLSSNAEKVSTPGKKQVWRITSKEKGKSEGDYITFADTDVTQMDSIYMFHPTYTYINKTIENFDARPLLVPIFEKGKQVYELPSLAEIQTYANQEFDKLWDEYKRVLNPQLYPVDLAQDVWDNKMNLINRIRKQTQTKSI from the coding sequence ATGACACTATTTAAGGATGACAGTCTAACCCTACATACCGACCTTTATCAAATCAACATGATGCAGGTCTATTTTGATCAAAACATCCACAATAAACACGCTGTATTCGAAGTCTATTTCCGTTCACAGCCTTTTAAAAATGGCTACGCTGTATTTGCCGGTTTGGAACGCGTTGTAAACTACCTCAACAATCTCAGCTTTAGCCAGACAGACATTGACTATCTGACAGAACTGGGTTATCCGCAGACTTTCCTTGATTACTTGTCCCAATTGGAAATGACGCTCACTGTCCGTTCGGCTAAGGAGGGCGACCTGGTCTACGCTAACGAACCCATTCTTCAAATCGAAGGACCATTGGCACAATGCCAACTAATCGAAACTGCCCTCTTAAACATCGTCAATTACCAAACCCTAATTGCCACAAAAGCTCGCCGTATCAAGGCTGTCATTGAAGATGAGCCCTTGATGGAATTTGGCACTCGCCGTGCCCAAGAAATGGATGCTGCTATCTGGGGTACACGGGCAGCCTTTATTGGTGGAGCATCTGCAACTTCCAATGTTCGAGCTGGCAAAATCTTCGGTATCCCTGTCGCTGGTACCCATGCCCACGCCTTGGTTCAAACATACGGAGATGATTACAAGGCTTTCAAAGCCTACGCTGAAACCCATCATGACTGTGTCTTCCTCGTTGATACCTATGATACGCTTCGTATTGGTGTTCCAGCAGCCATCAAGGTTGCCAAAGAAATGGGAGATAAGATTAACTTCAAAGGGGTTCGGATTGATTCAGGCGATATGGCCTATATTTCCAAGAAAGTTCGTCAGCAATTAGATGATGCAGGTTTTACAGATGCGAAGATTTACGCATCTAATGACCTGGATGAAAATACCATCCTCAACCTCAAAATGCAAAAGGCAAAAATTGATGTCTGGGGAGTTGGTACCAAACTCATCACCGCCTACGACCAACCTGCCTTGGGCGCTGTCTACAAGATTGTATCCATCGAAGATGAAGATGGAAATATGCGTGACACAATCAAGCTGTCTTCTAATGCGGAAAAAGTCTCCACTCCTGGCAAGAAACAGGTTTGGCGCATCACCTCCAAAGAAAAAGGAAAATCAGAAGGGGACTACATCACCTTTGCGGACACTGACGTCACACAGATGGATAGTATCTATATGTTCCATCCAACTTACACCTACATCAATAAAACCATCGAGAACTTTGATGCACGTCCACTCCTAGTTCCTATTTTCGAAAAAGGAAAACAGGTCTACGAACTTCCAAGCCTAGCGGAAATTCAAACCTATGCCAATCAAGAATTTGATAAGCTCTGGGATGAATACAAACGTGTGCTCAACCCACAGCTCTATCCAGTCGACTTGGCACAAGATGTTTGGGATAATAAGATGAACCTCATCAATCGTATTCGCAAACAAACTCAGACCAAATCCATCTAA